The stretch of DNA GCTCCTTGGCGCGCGCCTTCTGCTCCTCGGTCTGCTCCTTGGCGTAGCCGCCCTCGGTCTCGGCGTCCTCCTCCTCCAGCCCCACGTAGGTCGCGCCCAGGCTCTCGACCTGTTCCTTGACCACGGGCCGGATGTCGTAGCCCTGCACGACCGCGCCCAGCCGCTTGGCGGTGGCGATCGCCTGCAGCCCCGCCACGCCGGCGCCCAGCACGAGCACCTTGGCGGGCGGCACCGTGCCGGCCGCGGTCATGAGCATCGGGAAGAAGCGCGGCAGCAGCTCGGCGGCGACGAGCACCGCCTGGTAGCCGGCGGCGTTGGCCTGTGACGACAGCGCGTCCATCGACTGCGCGCGGGTGATGCGCGGGATCAGCTCCATCGCGTAGGCGGTCACGCCCCGGTCGGCGAGCCTGCGCGCGACCTCGGGCTGCGCCAGCGGGTCCAGGAAGCCGACCAGCACGGCGCCGTCGGGCAGCTCGTCCACCTCGTCGTAGCCGTCGATCCGACCGGGCGGGCGCACGCGTAGCACCACGTCGCCCGCGGCCAGGTCATCGAACCCGTCCACCACCTGCACGCCGGCCGCGCGGTAGTCGTCGTCCTCGAAGCCGGCAGGCGTGCCCGCGCCGCTGACGACGCGCACCTCGGCGCCGTTCTTGGCCAGCTTGCCCGCCGTCTCGGGCGTGAGCGCGACCCGCCTCTCGCGGGGGGTCGATTC from Gemmatimonadota bacterium encodes:
- a CDS encoding Re/Si-specific NAD(P)(+) transhydrogenase subunit alpha; translated protein: MRVWVAAESTPRERRVALTPETAGKLAKNGAEVRVVSGAGTPAGFEDDDYRAAGVQVVDGFDDLAAGDVVLRVRPPGRIDGYDEVDELPDGAVLVGFLDPLAQPEVARRLADRGVTAYAMELIPRITRAQSMDALSSQANAAGYQAVLVAAELLPRFFPMLMTAAGTVPPAKVLVLGAGVAGLQAIATAKRLGAVVQGYDIRPVVKEQVESLGATYVGLEEEDAETEGGYAKEQTEEQKARAKEHLADLVAGAEVVVTTAAIPGRRAPVLIDRAMVERMHSGSVIVDVAAESGGNCELTRAGESVVHGGVTIVGLDDGASGMAADASRTYGRNLLTLLEHLEGEAGVGYDPEDEIAAACCVTHGGAIVNERVREAAGG